From candidate division KSB1 bacterium, a single genomic window includes:
- the hflC gene encoding protease modulator HflC, which produces MNKKIIYGGVLGVLALVFLMGSLFVVDETEQVIVLQFGRPIGEPITTAGLNFKIPFIQEVRKFDKRVLEWDGDENQIPTSDKKYIHVDTFGRWRIVDPLKFLQSVKGDELSAQSRLDDIIESATRNFISENLLLEAVRNTNREMQTTIEEQGRIGTQRIVLEIKKGREQITREILAKAAEAMPEFGIELLDVRIKRINYIEEVREKVYERMISERKRIAEKSRSEGQGRKAEIDGERQKEYQRISSEAYREAQKIKGRGDAEATRIYANSFGRDPEFYSFIETLESYKKTMNSNTTLILSTNSEYLKYLKNTRN; this is translated from the coding sequence ATGAACAAGAAAATTATTTACGGAGGTGTACTTGGTGTTTTAGCCCTGGTGTTTTTAATGGGCTCACTTTTTGTTGTTGATGAAACGGAGCAGGTGATCGTTCTGCAATTTGGAAGGCCAATTGGTGAACCGATCACGACGGCCGGGCTAAACTTTAAAATACCCTTCATTCAGGAGGTGAGAAAATTTGACAAACGCGTTCTTGAATGGGATGGCGATGAGAATCAAATTCCAACCTCCGACAAGAAATATATTCATGTTGACACATTTGGCCGCTGGCGAATTGTAGACCCCCTGAAATTTCTGCAATCGGTTAAAGGCGATGAGCTCTCCGCCCAGAGCCGCCTGGACGATATCATCGAGAGCGCCACAAGAAACTTTATTTCCGAAAACCTGCTCCTGGAAGCTGTTCGAAATACCAATCGTGAGATGCAGACTACGATTGAAGAACAAGGAAGGATCGGGACACAAAGAATCGTCCTTGAAATTAAAAAAGGCCGCGAGCAGATTACCAGAGAGATTTTGGCAAAGGCCGCGGAGGCGATGCCGGAATTCGGCATCGAGCTGCTGGATGTTCGGATTAAGAGGATTAATTACATTGAAGAAGTTCGGGAAAAAGTTTATGAACGGATGATTTCAGAAAGGAAGCGAATCGCTGAAAAATCCCGCTCAGAGGGACAAGGCCGCAAAGCTGAAATCGATGGTGAGCGACAAAAGGAGTATCAGAGGATTAGTTCTGAGGCCTATCGCGAAGCCCAGAAGATCAAGGGCCGGGGGGACGCCGAGGCTACGAGAATTTATGCGAACTCTTTTGGCCGAGATCCGGAGTTCTATTCATTTATAGAGACTTTAGAGTCTTACAAGAAAACGATGAATTCAAATACCACGCTCATTTTGAGCACGAATAGCGAGTATTTGAAATATCTCAAAAACACCCGTAATTGA
- the hflK gene encoding FtsH protease activity modulator HflK, translated as MARKTINVGGEIIELPEVPKKMVFIGVIAFLALIFVFTSFYTVDADEVGVIQRVGAYVRTTSPGLHFKIPFGVETVKKVRVRLVYKEEFGFRTVQAGVRSQFSRGTFNDESLMLTGDLNSALVEWIVQYRIQDPVKYLFNVRNVEETLRDVSESVMRQVVGDRSVDEVIVLGRQEIEDEAQQLTQNVLNEYETGLKVVTIKLQDVNPPEPVQPAFNEVNEAKQEKERIINQALEAYNKIIPQAEGQAKQAISEAEGYALNRVNRAKGDAEKFLSVWREYSKAKDVTRRRLYLETMLEVLPNIENIYVVDEEQQGLIPLLQLGKKEVASK; from the coding sequence ATGGCACGAAAAACAATCAATGTAGGCGGTGAGATCATCGAATTACCTGAGGTGCCAAAAAAAATGGTATTTATAGGTGTAATCGCCTTTTTAGCATTAATCTTTGTATTCACCTCTTTTTACACCGTCGATGCCGACGAAGTAGGGGTCATTCAACGCGTGGGCGCTTACGTTCGCACGACATCGCCCGGGCTGCATTTTAAGATTCCATTTGGTGTCGAAACAGTGAAGAAAGTTAGGGTGCGGCTTGTTTACAAGGAAGAATTCGGCTTTCGTACGGTTCAGGCCGGGGTGCGCTCACAATTCTCAAGAGGCACCTTTAATGACGAATCCCTGATGCTCACTGGCGACTTGAATTCGGCTTTAGTCGAGTGGATTGTGCAATACCGCATTCAGGACCCGGTAAAATATCTCTTTAATGTCAGGAACGTTGAGGAGACTTTGCGTGATGTTTCTGAGTCTGTGATGCGGCAGGTTGTCGGCGATCGCAGCGTTGATGAAGTCATTGTGTTAGGCCGCCAGGAGATTGAAGATGAGGCGCAGCAGCTAACGCAAAATGTTTTGAATGAATACGAAACCGGACTCAAGGTCGTGACCATCAAGCTGCAGGATGTCAACCCGCCCGAGCCGGTACAGCCGGCCTTTAACGAAGTGAATGAAGCGAAACAGGAAAAGGAACGCATCATCAACCAGGCCTTAGAGGCTTACAACAAGATTATCCCGCAAGCGGAAGGTCAAGCCAAGCAGGCGATTAGTGAAGCTGAAGGATATGCACTTAATCGCGTTAACAGAGCGAAGGGCGATGCGGAAAAGTTTTTGTCGGTCTGGCGGGAATATAGCAAAGCCAAGGATGTTACCCGGCGGCGGCTTTATCTCGAAACGATGCTGGAAGTTCTACCTAATATAGAAAACATTTACGTGGTTGATGAAGAGCAGCAAGGTCTCATTCCATTGCTGCAATTAGGGAAAAAGGAGGTGGCGTCGAAATGA
- a CDS encoding alpha/beta fold hydrolase: MKLNIRKYGADGPAVVILHGLLGSSQNWHSAATKLSKQFQILVPDQRNHGDSPHGTHTIERLSEDVLNLLNQQNIDKTFLIGHSMGGVAAMSFAFKKPQRLEGLIVVDIAPVAQLERMNWIFEALAAVDLSAVKRRRHAEKQLAENIQSPLVRQFLLQNLKRQEDGTYAWRCNLPELHDFIWKDGRFDLKESDKYEGPTLFIGGGRSEHRIAEKEELIARHFPDYQLTMIPNAGHWVHFEATEEFITIVTDFIFSKLNT; encoded by the coding sequence ATGAAATTAAACATTAGAAAATATGGGGCAGACGGACCCGCGGTCGTTATTTTACATGGATTGCTTGGGTCATCTCAAAACTGGCACAGCGCCGCCACGAAACTAAGCAAGCAGTTTCAGATCCTGGTACCCGATCAAAGGAACCACGGCGACTCACCACATGGAACCCATACTATTGAACGATTGAGTGAGGACGTCTTAAATCTGCTGAATCAACAAAACATCGATAAAACATTCTTAATCGGCCACTCCATGGGTGGGGTAGCTGCGATGTCCTTTGCGTTTAAAAAACCGCAACGCCTCGAAGGACTCATCGTTGTGGATATCGCACCGGTTGCGCAGCTGGAACGAATGAACTGGATTTTTGAAGCTTTGGCAGCAGTTGATTTATCGGCGGTCAAGCGAAGACGGCACGCGGAAAAACAATTGGCAGAAAATATTCAAAGTCCGCTTGTCCGGCAATTCTTGCTGCAGAACCTGAAAAGGCAGGAAGATGGAACGTATGCCTGGCGCTGCAATTTGCCGGAGCTGCATGATTTTATCTGGAAGGATGGCCGGTTTGACTTAAAGGAAAGTGACAAATATGAAGGTCCCACTTTGTTTATCGGCGGTGGACGTTCGGAACATCGAATTGCGGAAAAAGAAGAACTGATTGCCAGGCATTTTCCAGATTACCAGCTCACGATGATTCCGAATGCCGGACACTGGGTCCATTTTGAGGCCACTGAAGAGTTTATCACCATCGTGACAGACTTCATTTTCAGTAAACTTAATACGTGA
- a CDS encoding patatin-like phospholipase family protein, with translation MTSTDPFPLTFYAGSNALEIIKRDGFGPEKVKVIAGAAGGPKWLVLGQLDRLLFSQWLLPAAEPLVLIGSSIAAWRFACGAQKDPVSALNKFQEAYVQQTYSASPSAAEVTAGSLKILDCFLDETTVEEVLSHPFLRLNLFAVRCKPAVAFENSIALSSGLVASAIGNLLSRKCLSLFYEQTLFYNQTLVPLVETNGFQSRAVPLTAGNLKPAILASGSIPLVMSGVCDIPGAPPGVYRDGGIVDYHLDIPFAVDDGIVLFPHYTDRLIPGWFDKSLPWRKPAPANMQNVLLVAPSPAFVKTLPFGKIPDRGDFKRFAGRDDERISYWRTVIAESERMADAFLEIGEKGLRPEQVRPL, from the coding sequence GTGACGAGCACAGACCCATTTCCGCTAACATTCTATGCCGGTTCAAATGCCCTCGAAATCATCAAGCGCGACGGCTTCGGGCCGGAGAAAGTCAAAGTCATTGCCGGAGCAGCCGGCGGCCCCAAGTGGCTCGTGCTTGGGCAGCTCGACAGGCTGCTTTTTTCGCAGTGGCTGCTACCTGCCGCCGAGCCGCTTGTTCTCATCGGGTCCTCCATCGCGGCCTGGCGGTTTGCCTGTGGGGCTCAAAAAGATCCCGTTAGTGCCCTGAACAAGTTTCAGGAGGCGTATGTTCAGCAAACTTATTCAGCCAGCCCATCTGCGGCAGAAGTCACAGCCGGGAGCCTCAAAATTCTTGATTGTTTTCTCGACGAAACCACGGTTGAAGAAGTCTTGAGTCATCCTTTTTTGCGCCTGAATCTATTTGCCGTGCGGTGCAAACCGGCAGTGGCGTTTGAAAACAGCATCGCTCTGAGCTCTGGCCTTGTGGCCTCCGCCATCGGCAATCTGCTCAGTCGCAAGTGCCTGAGTTTGTTCTATGAACAAACCCTGTTTTATAATCAAACGCTGGTCCCGCTTGTCGAAACAAACGGATTTCAGTCGAGAGCCGTGCCTCTCACTGCCGGCAACCTGAAGCCGGCCATCCTCGCGTCCGGGTCAATCCCACTGGTGATGTCGGGCGTGTGCGACATTCCGGGGGCGCCGCCGGGAGTTTATCGAGATGGCGGTATTGTCGACTATCATCTGGACATTCCGTTTGCCGTGGATGATGGTATCGTTTTGTTTCCGCATTACACAGACCGGCTGATTCCGGGCTGGTTCGACAAGAGCCTGCCCTGGCGTAAACCTGCACCCGCCAACATGCAAAATGTGCTGCTGGTTGCGCCCTCACCTGCTTTTGTGAAGACGTTGCCGTTCGGGAAAATACCGGATCGAGGAGATTTCAAACGCTTTGCCGGCAGAGACGACGAGCGCATCTCTTATTGGCGAACCGTTATCGCCGAGAGCGAGCGAATGGCAGATGCGTTTCTTGAGATTGGTGAAAAAGGTCTGCGGCCGGAGCAGGTCAGACCGCTGTGA
- a CDS encoding MGMT family protein yields the protein MAKKKTWREKVNEIEEKIHEITPDWEKKLGKGKILIPNALDIERLINKTQKGELLTNDILRQTLAKEKKVQVTAAIPTGVYLKFIALAAEEERPVKEDNVTPYWRVLKPDGAINIKYPGGAERQIALLESEGHSIEQGKGKKPPKVRSFEKKLKKYN from the coding sequence ATGGCCAAAAAGAAAACCTGGCGGGAAAAAGTAAATGAAATAGAAGAAAAGATTCATGAGATTACGCCTGATTGGGAAAAAAAATTAGGTAAAGGAAAAATACTGATTCCAAATGCATTGGATATTGAACGACTCATAAACAAAACCCAAAAAGGTGAATTGTTGACCAACGACATTCTCAGGCAGACATTGGCTAAAGAGAAAAAAGTACAAGTAACTGCTGCAATCCCGACAGGAGTCTACTTAAAATTCATTGCTTTAGCTGCGGAAGAAGAAAGACCAGTCAAGGAGGACAATGTAACACCCTATTGGAGAGTATTAAAACCTGATGGGGCAATTAATATAAAATATCCCGGTGGTGCCGAAAGACAGATAGCTTTACTTGAATCAGAAGGACACAGTATTGAGCAAGGAAAAGGGAAAAAACCTCCCAAAGTGAGATCATTTGAAAAAAAATTAAAAAAGTACAACTAA